In Mytilus edulis chromosome 4, xbMytEdul2.2, whole genome shotgun sequence, the following proteins share a genomic window:
- the LOC139520267 gene encoding 2,3-bisphosphoglycerate-dependent phosphoglycerate mutase-like, which translates to MAKYTIVFVRHGESEWNQKNLFCGWHDADLSETGLAEAKNAGTMLREKGYTFDVAFTSLLKRAIKTLYFVQDELDLHWIPVVRHWRLNERHYGALQGLNKSETAEKYGEAQVKIWRRSYDTPPPALEKSDKRWSANEVKYGSIDESVVPPCECLKDTVIRALPFWHDAIVPAMKAGKRVIVSAHGNSLRAIVKYLDNIPDSEIPELNIPTGIPLVYELDENLKPVKHYYLADEAQVKAAMEKVANQGKAKK; encoded by the exons ATGGCAAAATATACAATCGTTTTTGTGAGGCACGGAGAAAGTGAATGGAACCAAAAGAACTTATTTTGTGGCTGGCATGATGCTGATTTGTCAGAAACCGGCTTAGCTGAAGCTAAAAATGCTGGAACG ATGTTGAGAGAAAAGGGATATACCTTTGACGTAGCCTTCACAAGTTTACTAAAGAGAGCTATAAAAACTTTGTATTTTGTACAAGATGAGCTGGACTTACACTGGATCCCTGTTGTCAGACATTGGAGGTTGAATGAGAGACATTATGGTGCTTTACAGGGACTGAATAAATCAGAAACAGCTGAAAAATATGGAGAGGCACAAGTGAAG ATTTGGAGAAGATCTTATGATACACCACCTCCAGCTTTAGAGAAATCAGATAAGAGATGGTCAGCTAATGAGGTTAAATATGGA agTATAGATGAAAGTGTTGTTCCACCATGTGAATGTTTAAAAGACACAGTTATTAGAGCTTTACCATTTTGGCATGATGCCATTGTACCAGCAATGAAG GCAGGAAAGAGAGTTATAGTGTCAGCCCATGGAAATAGTTTGAGAGCAATAGTGAAGTACTTAGATAATATTCCAGACTCAGAAATCCCAGAACTCAATATCCCAACAG gaatCCCACTAGTTTATGAGTTAGATGAAAATCTTAAACCAGTTAAGCATTATTATCTGGCCGATGAAGCCCAAGTTAAGGCAGCTATGGAGAAAGTTGCAAACCAAGGAAAAGCCAAAAAATAG
- the LOC139520271 gene encoding acid sphingomyelinase-like phosphodiesterase 3b, translating into MIILMLILTVSSVTADIGYFWHVTDFHWDHTYMSEDLSCNDVVETYGLYGDYWCDAPWKLVNDSVEAMKALKPDPDFILWTGDNTLHTSDDNVNFEIHDAILGNITNLLKDVFTTVPVYATFGNHDYFPHNQFPETGNLLYNRSFDRWKSWIGEESMNTFLRGGYYTLKTATGMRIVGLNTNLYYTSNKQTGTTEDPAGQFVWLEQVLDAAKVANEKVLVTAHVPPGVNPTPNRIPWMYPQYNSKLNNIFMNYTKQIVGMHFGHEHSDNFRIYHDDTGVGVLAQFCAPSITPWRYKFDGRTGPAHNPSFRLLKYDRSNGNLLDFTQYYMDLPEVNRNNQSEWKIEYNATTAYELADLSPASMAQLVTRMRTQKNHEFQSFRKFWTVSVNENYEESCDEKCHAGFYCNSRHLEKDSFENCFNGLTTSVAPFHQNYNVFTFSSLVICSTFITQFV; encoded by the exons ATGATCATCTTGATGCTAATACTGACGGTTTCTTCCGTAACAGCAGATATTG GATATTTCTGGCACGTGACAGATTTCCACTGGGATCATACTTACATGAGTGAGGACCTTTCCTGTAATGACGTCGTAGAAACCTATGGTCTATATGGAGATTATTGGTGTGATGCGCCCTGGAAACTTGTGAACGACAGCGTTGAAGCAATGAAGGCTCTGAAGCCTGATCCAGACTTTATATTGTGGACAGG AGACAATACTCTCCATACAAGTGATGATAACGTTAATTTTGAAATCCATGATGCAATATTGGGAAACATTACAAATCTACTCAAGGATGTATTTACGACTGTTCCCGTATATGCCACATTCGGAAACCATGACTACTTTCCCCATAACCAGTTCCCAGAGACCGGTAATTTGTTGTATAACAGGTCTTTTGATAGATGGAAAAGCTGGATTGGTGAAGAAAGCATGAATACTTTTCTTCGAG GTGGGTATTATACACTAAAGACTGCAACCGGTATGAGAATAGTTGGACTGAATACAAATCTTTATTATACTTCTAACAAACAAACTGGTACCACAGAAGATCCCGCCGGTCAGTTTGTCTGGTTAGAACAAGTACTAGACGCAGCTAAGGTAGCCAATGAGAAG GTTTTAGTAACAGCACATGTACCACCGGGTGTAAATCCCACCCCTAATAGAATCCCCTGGATGTACCCACAATATAATTCCAAACTGAACAACATATTTATGAACTACACAAAACAGATTGTTGGGATGCATTTTGGACACGAACATTCTGACAATTTTAGAATCTACCATGACGACACAG GTGTTGGTGTACTTGCGCAGTTTTGTGCGCCTTCCATAACGCCTTGGAGGTACAAATTTGATGGTAGAACAGGACCCGCTCACAATCCAAGTTTCAGGCTTCTAAAATATGACCGATCGAATGGAAACTTGCTAGACTTTACACAGTATTACATGGATTTACCAGAAGTCAATAGGAACAATCAATCTGAATGGAAAATCGAGTATAATGCCACCACGGCCTATGAGTTGGCTGACCTCTCTCCTGCGTCGATGGCACAGCTTGTTACCCGGATGAGGACTCAGAAGAACCACGAATTTCAATCTTTCCGTAAATTCTGGACAGTTAGTGTAAATGAGAATTATGAAGAATCATGCGATGAAAAATGCCATGCTGGTTTTTATTGCAATTCTAGACATTTGGAAAAAGACAGTTTTGAAAACTGCTTTAATGGTCTTACAACTTCGGTAGCACCGTTTCATCAAAATTATAATGTCTTCACATTCAGTTCCCTCGTGATTTGTTCAACTTTTATCACacagtttgtttaa